In Paractinoplanes brasiliensis, the following proteins share a genomic window:
- a CDS encoding sensor histidine kinase: MRALLDRETELRSFMTMATHDLKSPLAAASAHLEMLREDHAATLGEQGGQDLDGIERGLRRMERLVEDLLHYAKADQSTVTLTAVPLAELVAEVIADHATTGGADVAVTSDLPTVRADVKLLRHVIDNLIGNAVKYTSAGSAAQIRVSARTEQDGTVRVEVADRGIGIPASDRPHVFDAFHRSGNSGAYRGTGLGLAICRRIIERHNGQIGVEPNAGGGSRFWFTLPAQR, from the coding sequence ATGCGAGCGCTACTTGACCGCGAGACCGAACTCCGCAGCTTCATGACCATGGCAACCCACGACCTGAAATCACCGCTGGCCGCAGCCTCGGCGCATCTGGAGATGCTCCGCGAGGACCACGCCGCCACCCTCGGCGAGCAGGGCGGACAGGATCTCGACGGGATCGAGCGCGGTCTGCGCCGCATGGAGCGACTGGTCGAGGACCTGCTGCACTATGCCAAGGCCGACCAGAGCACCGTTACCCTTACGGCCGTCCCGTTGGCCGAGCTGGTAGCGGAGGTCATCGCGGATCACGCCACGACCGGCGGCGCCGACGTAGCCGTCACGTCTGATCTCCCGACGGTCCGGGCCGACGTGAAGCTGCTGCGCCACGTGATCGACAACCTGATCGGCAACGCCGTCAAATACACCTCGGCCGGGTCGGCGGCCCAGATCCGGGTATCGGCGCGAACCGAGCAGGACGGCACCGTGCGGGTAGAGGTGGCCGACCGTGGCATCGGCATCCCGGCGAGCGACCGTCCGCACGTGTTCGACGCCTTCCACCGCTCCGGGAACAGCGGCGCCTACCGCGGCACCGGCCTGGGCCTGGCCATCTGCCGCCGCATCATCGAACGCCACAACGGTCAGATCGGAGTCGAACCGAACGCGGGGGGAGGCAGCCGGTTCTGGTTCACCCTGCCGGCCCAGCGGTGA
- a CDS encoding response regulator transcription factor, whose amino-acid sequence MPVRVILADDHPMYRFGLTAAIATAPEIELIGEAASGAELIELVDRDPPDVVITDLAMPGTDGTTATGAITARHAQVKVLVLTMHEDDEALFGAMRAGARGYLLKGADSADIVRAVLTVARGDVVYGTGVAQRIVDFFTGAHKDYATVVFPELTGREREILELVATGHRNHEIARRLTLSEKTIRNNVAAILFKLHVSDRAAAVAKARDAGLGNR is encoded by the coding sequence ATGCCCGTACGCGTGATACTCGCCGACGACCACCCCATGTACCGTTTCGGGCTGACCGCGGCCATCGCCACCGCCCCGGAGATCGAACTGATCGGCGAGGCCGCGTCCGGCGCCGAGTTGATCGAACTGGTCGACCGGGACCCACCCGACGTCGTCATCACCGACCTCGCGATGCCCGGCACCGACGGCACCACCGCAACCGGCGCGATCACCGCCCGGCACGCCCAGGTCAAGGTGCTCGTCCTCACCATGCATGAAGACGACGAGGCCCTGTTCGGGGCCATGCGGGCCGGCGCACGCGGCTACCTGCTGAAGGGCGCGGACAGCGCCGACATCGTCCGCGCGGTGCTGACCGTGGCCCGCGGCGACGTCGTCTACGGCACCGGTGTCGCGCAACGAATCGTCGACTTCTTCACCGGTGCCCACAAGGACTACGCCACGGTCGTGTTTCCCGAACTCACCGGCCGCGAGCGGGAAATCCTGGAGCTGGTCGCCACCGGGCATCGCAATCACGAGATTGCCCGCCGGCTGACGTTGTCGGAGAAGACGATCCGCAACAACGTCGCGGCTATCCTCTTCAAGCTCCACGTGAGCGACCGAGCGGCCGCCGTCGCGAAGGCCCGCGATGCCGGTCTAGGAAACCGCTGA
- a CDS encoding SRPBCC family protein, whose protein sequence is MSTVVVTRLIDAPVAAVWRVFTDLHRRREWLTAVTRVDVRTHGPFDAGAVWRETRRMADGGEVTEEFRVRECVAPEHFVVTSPGIGADYRMTYSFVPVLSGRHRGGTMVTVKQEGSPTAPAGRILALIFGGLAAETAEGALRRDLDDLAAVA, encoded by the coding sequence ATGTCGACGGTGGTGGTGACCCGTCTGATCGACGCGCCGGTCGCGGCGGTGTGGCGGGTGTTCACCGACCTGCACCGGCGGCGCGAGTGGCTCACCGCCGTCACCCGCGTCGACGTACGCACCCACGGGCCGTTCGACGCGGGCGCGGTGTGGCGCGAGACGCGCCGCATGGCCGACGGCGGCGAGGTCACCGAGGAGTTCCGGGTACGCGAGTGCGTGGCGCCCGAACACTTCGTGGTGACGTCGCCCGGCATCGGCGCCGACTACCGCATGACGTATTCGTTCGTTCCGGTCCTCTCCGGCCGGCACCGCGGCGGCACGATGGTGACCGTGAAGCAGGAGGGCTCACCCACCGCACCCGCCGGCCGTATCCTCGCGCTGATCTTCGGTGGGCTCGCTGCGGAGACGGCCGAGGGGGCGCTGCGCCGCGACCTCGACGATCTGGCCGCGGTCGCCTGA
- a CDS encoding aspartate aminotransferase family protein, with translation MADSFWSDAERHLVRYSGAGRFVPEIIERAEGSFVFTADGRRLLDFTSGQMSAILGHSHPAVVATVQRQAATLDHLFSGMLSRPVVELARRLAGSLPEPLSKVLLLTTGAESNEAAIRMAKLVTGRHEVVSFARSWHGMTQAAANATYSSGRKGYGPAAPGNFAIPTPNAYRPDFTGADGELDWRRQLDFSFDLFDAQSVGSLAACIVEPILSSGGVLDLPPGYLAALRDKVHARGGLLILDEAQTGLCRTGDWYAFQRDGVTPDILTLSKTLGAGLPLAAVVTSPEIEQTAHERGFLFFTTHVSDPLVAAVGNTVLDVLEADKLDHRARELGAHLADGLRELDQRHAVIGDVRGRGLLVGLELVLDRDTRQPADELGAAVTQRCLELGLHMNVVQLPGMGGVFRIAPALTSTTEELDLGLEILDQAIGDVAPRFTGAKR, from the coding sequence ATGGCTGATTCCTTCTGGTCCGACGCCGAGCGTCACCTGGTCCGTTACTCCGGCGCGGGGCGGTTCGTGCCCGAGATCATTGAGCGCGCCGAGGGCAGCTTCGTGTTCACGGCCGACGGCCGACGCCTGCTCGACTTCACGTCGGGGCAGATGAGCGCGATCCTCGGCCATTCCCACCCGGCCGTGGTGGCGACCGTGCAGCGGCAGGCGGCCACGCTCGACCACCTGTTCAGCGGGATGCTCAGCCGCCCGGTCGTCGAGCTGGCCCGCCGGCTGGCCGGGTCGCTGCCCGAGCCGTTGAGCAAGGTGCTGCTGCTGACCACGGGGGCCGAGTCGAACGAAGCCGCGATCCGGATGGCCAAGCTGGTTACCGGCCGGCACGAGGTCGTGTCGTTCGCCCGCTCGTGGCACGGCATGACGCAGGCGGCCGCGAACGCCACCTACAGCTCGGGCCGAAAAGGCTACGGGCCGGCCGCGCCCGGCAACTTCGCCATTCCGACGCCGAACGCCTATCGTCCGGACTTCACCGGCGCCGACGGCGAGCTGGACTGGCGCCGGCAGCTGGATTTCTCGTTCGACCTGTTCGACGCGCAGTCGGTGGGCAGCCTCGCTGCCTGCATCGTCGAGCCGATCCTCAGCTCGGGTGGTGTGCTCGACCTGCCGCCGGGTTACCTGGCCGCCCTGCGCGACAAGGTGCACGCGCGGGGCGGGTTGCTGATCCTCGACGAGGCACAGACCGGTCTGTGCCGGACGGGCGACTGGTACGCGTTCCAACGCGACGGCGTCACTCCCGACATCCTGACGCTGAGCAAGACCCTGGGCGCCGGGCTGCCGCTGGCCGCCGTGGTGACCAGCCCCGAGATCGAGCAGACGGCGCACGAGCGGGGCTTCCTGTTCTTCACCACGCACGTCTCCGACCCGCTGGTCGCGGCCGTCGGCAACACGGTTCTCGACGTGCTCGAGGCGGACAAACTCGACCATCGGGCACGCGAGCTCGGCGCGCATCTGGCCGACGGACTCCGCGAGCTGGACCAGCGGCATGCGGTGATCGGAGACGTACGGGGGCGGGGTCTGCTCGTGGGTCTCGAGCTGGTGCTCGATCGGGACACCCGGCAACCCGCCGACGAACTGGGCGCGGCCGTCACCCAGCGTTGCCTCGAGCTCGGTCTGCACATGAACGTCGTGCAGCTGCCCGGCATGGGCGGGGTGTTCCGGATCGCGCCGGCTCTGACGTCCACGACCGAGGAGCTCGACCTCGGGCTGGAGATCCTGGATCAGGCGATCGGGGATGTGGCGCCGCGGTTCACCGGAGCGAAGCGATGA
- a CDS encoding fumarylacetoacetate hydrolase family protein, with the protein MSDGFGPDNLPYGVFTLGRGERRIGVRLGNGVVDLSALGGRLAAASLNPLMAAGRQEWTAAREAVVAHVAWGPPVIPLHDVTLHLPFEVADYTDFYSSEHHALNVSAILRPGSPGLSPQWKHLPIGYHGRSATVVVSGTPIVRPSGQLGEGLFGPSRRLDVEAEVGFVVGRPGRRIATTEFAEHVFGVTLVNDWSARDLQAWEYRPLGPFLAKSFATSVSPWVVPLDALAPVQAQPQDPEPLDYLRPAGPGFDLRLTVEWNDTLVSTPPFTSMYWTAAQQLAHLTSNGASVRTGDLYASGTVSGPEREQVGSFLELTRNGDDPVKLADGTLRGFLENGDVVRIGGTALSAAGTRISLGSVSGTVVP; encoded by the coding sequence GTGAGCGACGGGTTCGGGCCCGACAACCTGCCGTACGGGGTGTTCACCCTGGGCCGAGGCGAACGGCGTATCGGCGTACGGCTGGGAAACGGTGTTGTTGATCTGTCGGCGCTCGGCGGGCGCCTGGCCGCGGCGTCGCTCAACCCGCTGATGGCGGCCGGTCGGCAGGAGTGGACTGCCGCCCGCGAGGCCGTGGTCGCACATGTGGCGTGGGGACCGCCCGTGATCCCGCTGCACGACGTCACCCTGCACCTGCCGTTCGAGGTGGCCGACTACACCGACTTCTATTCGTCGGAGCATCACGCGCTCAACGTCTCAGCGATCCTGCGCCCCGGCTCGCCCGGTCTGTCGCCGCAGTGGAAGCACCTGCCGATCGGCTATCACGGCCGGTCCGCCACCGTGGTCGTCTCGGGCACCCCGATCGTGCGGCCCTCCGGCCAGCTCGGCGAGGGCTTGTTCGGGCCCAGCCGGCGTCTCGACGTCGAGGCCGAGGTCGGGTTCGTGGTCGGCCGGCCCGGCCGCCGGATAGCGACAACCGAGTTCGCCGAGCACGTCTTCGGGGTGACGCTGGTCAACGACTGGTCGGCCCGTGACCTGCAGGCCTGGGAGTACCGCCCGCTCGGCCCGTTCCTGGCCAAGTCGTTCGCGACCTCGGTCTCGCCCTGGGTGGTGCCGCTCGACGCGCTGGCCCCCGTACAGGCCCAGCCGCAGGATCCGGAGCCGCTCGACTATTTGCGTCCCGCCGGGCCCGGCTTCGATCTGCGGCTGACCGTCGAGTGGAACGACACGCTGGTCAGCACGCCGCCGTTCACCTCGATGTACTGGACGGCGGCGCAGCAGCTGGCCCATTTGACCAGCAACGGCGCCTCCGTACGGACCGGTGACCTGTACGCCTCGGGCACAGTCTCCGGCCCCGAGCGCGAACAGGTCGGCTCGTTCCTCGAGCTCACCCGCAACGGCGACGACCCGGTCAAATTGGCCGACGGCACGCTGCGCGGCTTCCTCGAGAACGGCGACGTCGTACGGATCGGCGGCACCGCGCTCTCGGCGGCCGGCACCCGGATCTCGCTGGGCTCGGTTTCCGGGACTGTCGTGCCCTGA
- a CDS encoding chitosanase, whose protein sequence is MNPARRALYAAVALAVPGVALAYGLLPANAAAAGPIKGLAGKCVDVAAASSANGTAVQLYDCNGTAAQQWTVGNTDGSIRALGKCLDVTAASTADGAKIQLYDCNGTGAQKWSVSGAGLVNTGSGKCLDVTGGSSANATRLQIWTCSNTANQAWTLPGGGSTPTTPAGTNLDSPAKKDVAMQLVSAAENSSLDWRAQFRYIEDIGDGRGYTAGIIGFCSGTGDMLELVQAYTNAVPGNVLAKYLPALRSVNGTASHAGLDPNFTADWRTAAADPRFQAAQESERDRVYFNPSVRDGKADGVRALGQFAYYDAAVMHGYEGMRAIRNQALKRAKPPAQGGDERVWLNAFLDERVIEMRKEEAHSDTSRVDTAQRRFLNNGNFDLNTPLDFAVYGDNFHIG, encoded by the coding sequence ATGAACCCCGCAAGGAGAGCCCTCTACGCTGCCGTGGCCTTGGCCGTCCCCGGCGTCGCCCTGGCCTACGGGTTGCTTCCGGCAAACGCCGCCGCCGCCGGGCCGATCAAAGGCCTGGCCGGCAAGTGTGTCGACGTGGCGGCGGCCAGTTCGGCCAACGGCACCGCTGTCCAGCTCTACGACTGCAACGGCACCGCGGCCCAGCAGTGGACCGTCGGCAACACCGACGGCAGCATTCGTGCGCTGGGCAAATGCCTCGACGTGACGGCCGCGTCGACAGCCGACGGCGCCAAGATCCAGCTGTACGACTGCAACGGCACCGGCGCACAGAAGTGGTCGGTGTCCGGCGCGGGTCTGGTCAACACGGGCAGCGGAAAGTGCCTCGACGTCACCGGCGGCAGCAGCGCCAACGCCACCCGGCTGCAGATCTGGACCTGCTCGAACACTGCCAACCAGGCCTGGACCCTGCCCGGTGGCGGCTCCACCCCGACGACCCCGGCAGGAACCAACTTGGACAGTCCCGCCAAGAAAGATGTCGCCATGCAACTCGTGTCGGCGGCCGAGAACTCGTCGCTCGACTGGCGGGCGCAGTTCCGCTACATCGAGGACATCGGCGACGGGCGCGGCTACACGGCCGGGATCATCGGCTTCTGCTCGGGCACAGGCGACATGCTCGAGCTGGTGCAGGCGTACACGAACGCCGTGCCCGGAAACGTGCTGGCCAAGTACCTTCCCGCGCTGCGCAGCGTGAACGGGACGGCCTCACACGCGGGACTCGACCCGAACTTCACGGCGGACTGGCGTACGGCCGCAGCCGACCCGCGCTTCCAGGCCGCACAGGAGTCCGAGCGCGACCGCGTCTACTTCAACCCCTCGGTACGCGACGGCAAGGCTGACGGCGTACGGGCCCTTGGGCAGTTCGCCTATTACGACGCCGCGGTGATGCACGGGTACGAGGGCATGCGGGCGATCCGGAACCAGGCGTTGAAGCGGGCCAAGCCGCCGGCACAGGGCGGGGACGAACGGGTGTGGCTCAACGCCTTCCTGGACGAGCGCGTGATCGAGATGCGGAAGGAGGAGGCGCACTCCGACACGTCCAGGGTGGACACCGCACAGCGCCGCTTCCTCAACAACGGCAACTTCGACCTGAACACGCCGCTGGACTTCGCCGTCTACGGCGACAACTTCCACATCGGCTGA
- a CDS encoding ROK family transcriptional regulator has translation MTRLAGSSKLLRAMNESAALAHLLDPGMLTRADLRKLTALSTPTISEVLRRLTDAGLVTVVGHNSGRPGPNAEIYNANPEAAYAAAVSVRDIGPSGAPSVVAALCDLTGTVRGRIESRIDFLTTDPLTALVDVVAALRDEADVPAGRIRHVQFGVAGSYDPHTETIRHVDVPGFGRTGLVPQLAAALGTAVGVDNDVNLAAIAERRRGVGRHAEGFALLWLGEEGLGLAIDMGGTLLRGARGGAGEIGYMPLHSPDSSHRKLDLQDLFGGAAILELARDNGVPGRTPAEAVRAAAGDSGVGDDFLIALADRIVIGLAAVIAVLDPYLVVLAGPIAQAGGDRLLSAVNFAVRGAAPLESTIAVTAIDDDAVLLGALDAGLTAVHDSLIASIRDA, from the coding sequence GTGACCCGTCTGGCCGGTTCGTCCAAGCTGCTGCGCGCCATGAACGAGAGCGCGGCCCTGGCCCACCTGCTGGACCCCGGCATGCTCACCCGGGCCGACCTGCGCAAACTCACCGCCCTGTCGACCCCGACGATCTCCGAGGTGCTGCGCCGGCTCACCGACGCGGGCCTGGTCACCGTTGTCGGTCACAACAGCGGCCGGCCCGGGCCCAATGCGGAGATCTACAACGCCAACCCCGAGGCGGCGTACGCGGCGGCGGTCTCCGTACGGGACATCGGTCCCAGCGGCGCCCCGTCGGTGGTCGCGGCGCTGTGCGACCTGACCGGCACGGTCCGCGGGCGCATCGAGTCCCGCATCGACTTCCTCACCACCGACCCGCTGACCGCCCTGGTCGACGTCGTGGCCGCCCTGCGCGACGAGGCCGACGTACCGGCCGGGCGGATCCGGCACGTGCAGTTCGGCGTGGCCGGCTCGTACGACCCGCACACCGAGACGATCCGGCACGTCGACGTGCCCGGCTTCGGCCGTACGGGCCTGGTGCCCCAACTCGCCGCCGCGCTCGGCACCGCCGTCGGCGTCGACAACGACGTCAACCTGGCCGCGATCGCCGAGCGGCGGCGGGGCGTGGGACGTCACGCCGAGGGTTTCGCGCTGCTGTGGCTCGGCGAGGAGGGCCTCGGCCTCGCCATCGACATGGGCGGCACCCTGCTGCGCGGCGCGCGCGGCGGCGCCGGCGAGATCGGCTACATGCCGCTACACTCCCCCGATTCGTCACACCGCAAGCTCGACCTGCAGGACCTCTTCGGCGGCGCGGCGATCCTCGAGCTGGCCCGGGACAACGGCGTTCCGGGTCGCACCCCCGCCGAGGCCGTACGGGCCGCGGCCGGCGACTCGGGGGTCGGCGACGACTTCCTGATCGCCCTGGCCGACCGCATCGTCATCGGCCTGGCCGCGGTGATCGCCGTGCTCGACCCGTACCTGGTGGTCCTGGCCGGCCCCATCGCCCAGGCCGGCGGCGACCGCTTGCTGTCAGCGGTCAATTTCGCCGTACGCGGGGCCGCCCCGCTCGAAAGCACCATCGCCGTCACCGCGATCGACGACGATGCCGTTCTGCTGGGCGCCCTCGACGCCGGCCTGACCGCCGTCCACGACTCCCTGATCGCCTCGATCCGCGACGCCTGA
- a CDS encoding outer membrane protein assembly factor BamB family protein: MSRVLLRSLAALVLTVVAGLIGWRVLAPAEVLSAASTPYPNPSVGVAQVTGRANMAPLIVDGRMRVYAGKRQVRADGPVDARRVSTARWSLRRWPVEVSGVVASGTTVISRWSDGLLIAIDGRTGKEVWRVPTGLPSPGYEGHRTGASVVWAPPGLWVSDQFVLVKGGQRLSAYEVGSGARRWSVEVPAGCDDGLTTRGGQFLCGTAGFSVSTGEAITPYVVGPLTPLSCVIGFSECAALRDGQGRGYLTSPSAGAEPAAAAGPDADTGLDPTSSPKATPDPKATPTSSPRSIATSNPQAGPTADPQATPKPGSPGPLRREPGLDNSEMSVTGTGLGRVPPGDLLLGVSRGRMVVLTASRHLQIRHAGRGGVEAEFPLAVDTEKLTWKPGLWQVTDDWVAIERLTEDGPADPEAPEHYFTVDTVIIASLR, from the coding sequence GTGTCCCGGGTGCTGCTGCGATCTCTGGCGGCGCTCGTCCTGACCGTCGTGGCCGGTCTGATCGGCTGGCGGGTGCTGGCCCCGGCCGAGGTGCTGTCGGCGGCGAGCACGCCCTATCCCAACCCCTCGGTCGGCGTGGCTCAGGTCACCGGGCGGGCCAACATGGCCCCGCTGATCGTCGACGGGCGCATGCGTGTCTACGCCGGGAAAAGGCAGGTACGAGCGGACGGGCCGGTCGACGCGAGAAGAGTGAGCACCGCGCGCTGGTCGTTGCGGCGCTGGCCGGTCGAGGTGTCCGGGGTGGTGGCGTCGGGGACGACGGTGATCAGCCGGTGGTCCGACGGGTTGCTGATCGCGATCGACGGGCGTACGGGGAAGGAAGTCTGGCGCGTCCCGACGGGACTGCCCTCGCCGGGTTACGAGGGGCACCGGACCGGGGCGTCGGTGGTCTGGGCGCCGCCGGGGCTCTGGGTGAGCGATCAGTTCGTGCTGGTCAAGGGGGGTCAACGGCTTTCCGCGTACGAGGTGGGAAGCGGCGCCCGGCGGTGGAGTGTGGAGGTTCCGGCCGGGTGTGACGACGGCTTGACCACTCGGGGCGGGCAGTTCCTCTGCGGCACGGCAGGGTTCTCTGTTTCGACAGGGGAGGCCATCACCCCGTACGTGGTGGGGCCTTTGACGCCTCTGAGCTGTGTCATCGGGTTCTCGGAGTGCGCCGCCCTACGCGACGGTCAGGGCCGTGGATATCTGACGTCCCCGAGTGCCGGCGCCGAACCCGCCGCGGCCGCCGGCCCCGACGCTGACACCGGCCTTGACCCCACCTCAAGCCCCAAGGCCACGCCCGATCCCAAAGCCACCCCCACCTCCAGCCCTCGATCCATCGCCACCTCCAACCCTCAAGCCGGCCCCACCGCCGACCCACAGGCCACCCCCAAACCCGGCTCCCCAGGTCCGCTTCGTCGCGAACCCGGCCTCGACAATTCGGAAATGTCGGTTACTGGGACCGGGCTGGGGAGAGTGCCGCCCGGGGATCTGCTGCTGGGGGTCTCGCGGGGGCGCATGGTGGTGCTGACGGCGTCGCGGCACCTGCAGATCCGGCATGCGGGTCGTGGCGGAGTGGAGGCGGAGTTTCCGCTGGCTGTGGACACCGAGAAGCTGACCTGGAAGCCGGGGTTGTGGCAGGTCACCGACGACTGGGTGGCGATCGAGCGCCTGACCGAGGACGGACCGGCCGACCCGGAGGCGCCCGAGCACTACTTCACCGTCGACACCGTGATCATCGCTTCGCTCCGGTGA
- a CDS encoding ATP-binding protein yields MRRWLLIAAFVLVTVVGVAFRTVETLQWHPTQPPGVFHSPLALELAKVLPAVAWSAAGCALAVLRPRNTLGWLFLAFGAVQAFATTHRTLTVYRPTDPPETLATRIADMFSNVTVWGLLTVVLALYPDGRLPSRRWRVPMAAAIAGLVLMAAYDVGDWDLGFLDVLIQVLLMSATAMILIGTIRRWHRAVYPYRQQLGWFLMGLAGAFALNNFAAIGGFYALGNALFTPLLIMPIAVAFGVLHYRLLDVRVVLRRGLVYGALTVLVFGVYLLLTAVFTSALGRVFPGVLAGMIVAAGLLPARDWIQRGVDRLIYGARLDPLRALNDLGKSVATTDQSGLLPTAVAAVAASVQAEGATVISPDGRTLARTGIDVDSHVAFPLRFGGREIGELRIATPQAGEHYSTADRRLLTALAAQLAVVASATELTEALETERNRVVEATRNERDRLRRDLHDGLGPSLAGMSLGLQALTSMVPAAPAARLVERLRAETDVAVKDIRRIIDGLRPSVLDTIGLAQAIQRHAGALNATLPVEVNADGLPTLTPDVETAAYRIVTEALTNVARHAHAHHARVAISASDALHIAVSDDGRGIHPTSSAGVGLTSMRRRAEALGGGFAVRTDDAGTTITATLPLRRA; encoded by the coding sequence ATGAGGCGATGGCTGCTGATCGCGGCGTTCGTGCTGGTCACGGTGGTCGGTGTCGCCTTTCGTACGGTCGAGACCCTGCAGTGGCATCCCACGCAACCGCCGGGCGTCTTTCACAGTCCGCTCGCTCTGGAACTGGCCAAGGTGCTGCCCGCGGTGGCGTGGTCTGCGGCCGGCTGCGCGCTGGCCGTGCTCCGGCCGCGCAACACCCTCGGCTGGCTCTTCCTCGCCTTCGGTGCGGTGCAGGCGTTCGCCACGACGCATCGGACGCTGACGGTGTACAGGCCCACCGACCCGCCGGAGACGTTGGCGACCCGCATCGCCGACATGTTCAGCAACGTGACAGTTTGGGGCCTGCTCACCGTGGTGCTCGCTCTTTATCCGGACGGGCGTCTGCCCTCGCGGCGATGGCGCGTGCCGATGGCCGCCGCAATCGCCGGGCTCGTGCTGATGGCCGCATACGACGTCGGCGACTGGGATCTCGGCTTCCTGGACGTCCTGATCCAGGTGTTGCTGATGTCTGCGACGGCGATGATCCTGATCGGCACGATCAGGCGGTGGCATCGCGCGGTCTACCCCTACCGTCAGCAACTGGGCTGGTTCCTGATGGGCTTGGCCGGAGCCTTCGCCCTGAACAACTTCGCGGCCATAGGCGGGTTCTATGCGCTGGGGAATGCGCTGTTCACACCGCTACTGATCATGCCGATCGCCGTTGCCTTCGGCGTGCTGCACTACCGCCTGCTCGACGTCCGGGTCGTTTTGCGTCGTGGTCTCGTCTACGGCGCGCTGACCGTGCTCGTGTTCGGGGTCTACCTCCTGCTCACCGCGGTCTTCACCTCGGCGCTCGGTCGCGTGTTCCCGGGCGTGCTGGCCGGCATGATCGTCGCCGCGGGCCTCCTGCCGGCCCGGGACTGGATCCAGCGCGGCGTCGACCGTCTCATCTACGGCGCCCGCCTGGATCCGCTGCGGGCCCTCAACGACCTCGGCAAGAGCGTCGCGACAACCGACCAATCCGGCCTGCTACCGACCGCCGTCGCCGCCGTCGCCGCTTCCGTGCAGGCGGAAGGCGCCACGGTGATCAGCCCGGACGGCCGCACACTGGCCCGTACGGGAATCGATGTGGACAGCCACGTCGCCTTCCCGCTGAGATTCGGCGGCCGCGAGATCGGCGAACTTCGCATCGCGACGCCCCAGGCCGGTGAGCACTACTCCACGGCCGACCGCCGCCTGCTGACCGCCCTGGCCGCGCAGCTCGCCGTCGTCGCCAGTGCCACCGAGCTGACCGAAGCCCTCGAGACCGAACGCAACCGGGTCGTCGAGGCCACCCGCAACGAACGCGACCGGCTGCGCCGCGATCTGCACGACGGCCTCGGCCCCTCACTCGCCGGCATGAGCCTCGGTCTGCAGGCGCTCACCAGCATGGTCCCCGCAGCGCCCGCCGCACGCCTGGTCGAGAGGCTCCGCGCCGAAACCGACGTCGCCGTCAAGGACATCCGCCGCATCATCGACGGCCTGCGACCCAGCGTTCTCGACACGATCGGGCTGGCCCAGGCCATCCAACGCCACGCCGGCGCCCTCAACGCCACCCTCCCGGTCGAAGTCAACGCTGACGGACTGCCCACGCTGACCCCCGACGTCGAGACAGCGGCCTACCGCATCGTCACCGAGGCGCTGACCAACGTGGCCCGGCACGCACACGCGCACCACGCCCGCGTCGCCATCAGCGCGAGCGACGCCCTGCACATCGCGGTCAGCGACGACGGCCGCGGCATCCACCCGACCAGCAGCGCCGGCGTCGGTCTCACCTCCATGCGCCGCCGCGCCGAGGCACTCGGCGGCGGCTTCGCCGTCCGCACCGATGACGCCGGGACCACGATCACCGCCACGCTTCCGCTCAGGAGGGCCTGA
- a CDS encoding LysR family transcriptional regulator, which translates to MTLNPWRLRLLADLATYGTVRAVAQRGNHSPSAVSQQLATLERETRTALIERTGRRVRLTAAGVLLAGRAREILAAMEAAEVALRGLALEPAGTVRLGAFQSALPGLASQAVSSLAARHPDVTVVLLEMEPHVSMPALRRGEVDVIITTTDFAGTELDPAIDLMPLAEDEVVVVLPPGHPLADRDAIDLESCADQRWTFDVAGSYMSELATRLCREAGFEPTVICRFNNYMIALQHVERGRSITMLPSLAVDPRYGAVTRPLTPPVTRRITAAARRPSTPRPEITAVLAALRNQ; encoded by the coding sequence ATGACGCTCAATCCCTGGCGGCTGAGGTTGCTGGCCGACCTCGCGACGTACGGGACCGTGCGGGCGGTGGCCCAGCGCGGCAACCACAGCCCGTCCGCGGTGTCGCAGCAACTGGCGACGCTCGAACGGGAGACGCGTACGGCCCTGATCGAACGCACCGGGCGGCGGGTGCGGCTGACCGCGGCCGGGGTGCTGCTGGCCGGTCGGGCCCGGGAGATCCTGGCTGCCATGGAGGCCGCCGAGGTGGCGTTGCGCGGCCTGGCGCTCGAACCAGCCGGAACCGTCCGGCTCGGCGCCTTCCAGAGCGCGCTGCCCGGGCTGGCTTCGCAGGCCGTGTCGTCGCTGGCGGCGCGGCACCCCGACGTGACAGTGGTGCTGCTCGAGATGGAGCCCCACGTGAGCATGCCGGCGCTGCGCCGCGGCGAGGTCGACGTCATCATCACGACCACCGACTTCGCCGGGACCGAACTCGACCCGGCGATCGACCTGATGCCCCTGGCCGAGGACGAGGTGGTCGTGGTGCTGCCGCCCGGTCATCCCCTCGCCGACCGCGACGCGATCGACCTGGAGTCCTGCGCCGACCAGCGGTGGACGTTCGACGTGGCCGGCTCGTACATGTCCGAGCTGGCCACCCGCCTGTGCCGGGAGGCGGGCTTCGAGCCGACGGTGATCTGCCGGTTCAACAACTACATGATCGCGCTCCAGCACGTGGAACGCGGCCGGTCGATCACGATGCTGCCGAGCCTGGCCGTGGATCCGCGCTATGGAGCTGTCACGCGCCCGCTGACGCCCCCGGTCACCCGTCGGATCACTGCTGCGGCGCGCCGGCCATCCACGCCCCGGCCGGAGATCACAGCCGTGCTTGCTGCTCTGCGCAACCAGTAG